One window of the Oncorhynchus mykiss isolate Arlee chromosome 5, USDA_OmykA_1.1, whole genome shotgun sequence genome contains the following:
- the zgc:162472 gene encoding transcription factor TFIIIB component B'' homolog isoform X10: MLRRSRISVRPNVRPAGRGPAPASSQDTPPSQEAAVSQASEDLPQAGGQCVKDTTTTAVLEASTESTTPREDGKDPNGEASSSTPSAGLQRRKRFSVMPNLAKPRVAATPALTRSSPRTPKSPVRAGTETPAPTPEAPEAPSQTDSGPPQGMRSPRRRPSGGSRQAKGQPKPRPLSPASPGPTTTSLGNVAVENSSSSQQTLQAAGKDCIQSDLLKKTPIIKVPSTPLEMVPSSSLPDKEGISVSERAKTLVARSVSGGLTGLAPGKSRLSRFLNDPTDLQRLAKARKLRELLRQEMNKEKKRSKAKVCVSEYTLDPSKMTMRDLIYYLPDTNPMTSYLVEEQRENETVLPLTPPREESPERPPTPEAPAEIASQGDEDEDEDDDGVMVPRVKVAEDGSLIIDEESLTVEVLRQKGPNPADDRDPIFERGSTTTYSSFRKGTHVKPWSNKETDMFFLAISMVGTDFSMIGQLFPHRGRTEIKNKFKKEERANSWRIDKAFKEKRRLDHEFFTSLLEKILAAEAKRNKNNKSPTEKIRIKKKIKQKEKKAAKQLSDVEEEGLDAEMDTEEVEGEKENENVSNEGTTLSSAPTPKRKRKSRDGGGESSPEEAKDGKKKKIDLITSDQEEAGVPEDSEAGPPESSKQAEGPVEAAKGPVVIKPAQLSRGRSQRPLPNLGRKWGQRGPEPNTKPNVKDGATPTEEENTEEGLSEEQVDEDASPSVSQKEKKKAGKLSSSEGEEEEANDKPIKPTRYGRIPKKTQLLNYPAKEDGDSPSDSAPTPASDGSPSTMPKSKPATRRAKIKPGPALPGRMGQSTARKSKLVTLRASQSEDEDEDEEEGAWREEPQAEEDTHNPTSPEEENQAPAFIPMSLRSPQPVATEVEETMEEDVIDFLSPDNTEVSEESYNEAARTLLAIGNLTHLSQAAEAFTAGADDIITEERSNEDQLYQMTPQPTDQSQTSTIPSESFRVTEASRIAEDSVPVASSTTASVPVTTTTASIPGSKITACVIITMATASVPVTTTTSSPPVTLTTTASVPVPQSSDTPTLETPPIEEGPLRQMEGTDIGHASKMESGSEVSEGSEQQTTSQSRRSHFPKVKPNLGRAARTTQPKQTTTTLSESPQTTTTLSEPPLEPMLNITTTSEPQPTMHITTEPPLPTESINTESETQPKQRTTTHSKPQTTTTHSKHQPTTNIIPHSEPLPIQKTRIAYSKSQPTLNTTTNTLSKQQSTQSTTKLSQPQPTPSLDQPSPVTFMPIVPESPLTSSEEVKGHDGRKGNTSLSAGGSQSGTSDSDQPKQTGPLTRRARLPKPKPNLGLTAKAATRSAVQVPESRPSPEVQTPEEADEVPMEIQQIHQVVPLCDIIDTTQEEIQQIHQVIPHPPIEGPLKQREGTDIGHASQVESGSEVSEDSEQQTTSQTRSHFPKVKPNLGWAARTTQPKQTTTTLSEPPLDSMLNIITTSEPQPSMIITIEPPLPTESINTESETQPKQRTTTHSKSQPTTNIIPHSGPQPSQRTRVAHSKPQPTLNTTTQSEPLQPTLNSTTNTLSKQQSTQSTSKLSQPHPTSSLEQPGPVTLRPRVLGSPLRSSGEVKGHDCFKENTSSSLSAGGSQSGTSDSDQPKQTGPPTRRARLPKPKPNLGCTAKAATCSVVQVPDVASRPKSDVQRLDTGPCPKVQTPEEADEVPMEIQQIHQVVPLSDIIDTTQEEIQQIHQVILYPPIEEGPLRQREGTDIGHASQVESGSEVSEGSEQHTTSQSRRSHFPKVKPNLGRAARTTQPKQTTTTLSEPTQTTTTLSEPPLDSMLNITTTSEPQPSMIITIEPPLPTESINTESETQPKQRTTTHSKSQPTTNIIPHSGPQPSQRTRVAHSKPQPTLNTTTQSEPLQPTLNSTTNTLSKPQSTESTTILSQPQPTSSLEQPGLRPIVPESPLRSSEDGRKGNTSSSLSAGGSQSGTSDSDQPKQTGPLTRRARLPKPKPNLGCTTKATTRSAVQVPESSPSPEVQTPEEADEVPIEIQQIHQVFPLCDIIDTTQEEIQQIHQVIPHPPIEGPLRQREGTDIGHASQVESGSEVSEGSEQQTTSQTRRSHFPKVKPNLGRAARTTQTKHQQTTTTLSEPPQTTTTLSEPQPIQRTRVAHSKPQPALNTTTQSEPLQPTLNSTTNTLSKQQSTQNTTILSQPQPTSSLEQPGPVTLTPIVSESPLTSSEEVKGHDGRKGNTSLSAGGSQSGTSDSDQPKQTGPLTRRARLPKPKPNLGLTARAATRFAVQVPESRPSPEIQTPEEAVEVPMEIPQIHQVSPLCDIIDTTQEEMEQIHQVIPLTDVIDSTQGDMSVFTEGSIFSQQSDAVFIQHSETSVSTAPLDQAQSDPDEPIFILSLTEIPVLPTGEESGCTSQTLSEPFLFLPDAGAQLQQSSDIVAPGGGLEKGNAGVLCEVPEPMSVDEVLPQPSYTSIKEVESGSTAGPVGVCASAKPSEDSMADAETSEDTHPPKKRKAPERDRRVDKLQVRPNTAVRKQTSCSAPAKEAVSPITPDQTPSLTTTTLDTYHPTASSPLAQPGPSVTGTASRQGVADEPQQGTVGCFDRTETEHKPTGGEDNSSGAESQAARQITPLAMSGPLSRPGRRPRGFLSFMSNKNTSPVAAPPRGTRAAARRPQVNTTRPGGKRAAPAPSTTTRTMPSPSIMHYTTTPTRATRTTTKPDFSARVTQEKPSDALALHSDPQPSTSLCTTDTESFQVPAAQPSASPCVDSGSADEEPINVSQYFFSDIFTEVEENEG, from the exons ATGCTTCGCAGATCCAGGATCAGTGTTCGCCCGAACGTCAGGCCAGCAGGCAGAGGGCCAGCACCAGCATCCTCCCAGGACACTCCACCTTCCCAGGAGGCTGCAGTCTCCCAGGCCTCCGAGGACCTTCCCCAGGCAGGGGGCCAGTGCGTGAAGGACACCACCACAACTGCAGTGCTAGAAGCCTCCACAGAGTCCACCACACCCAGAGA GGATGGAAAAGACCCAAATGGCGAGGCTTCCAGCAGCACCCCCTCTGCCGGTCTTCAAAGGAGGAAGCGGTTCTCTGTCATGCCAAACCTTGCCAAACCCCGGGTGGCCGCCACCCCAGCCCTCACCCGCTCCTCCCCCAGGACCCCCAAGTCCCCTGTAAGAGCGGGCACTGAGACTCCAGCTCCAACCCCTGAGGCTCCAGAGGCCCCCAGCCAGACAGATTCTGGACCCCCACAGGGCATGAGATCCCCAAGGCGGAGGCCCTCTGGAGGTAGTAGGCAGGCCAAAGGACAGCCCAAACCCAGGCCACTGTCCCCAGCTTCCCCAGGCCCTACAACAACCTCTCTGGGGAATGTGGCAGTGGAGAACTCATCCTCGTCACAACAGACCCTGCAGGCAGCAGGCAAAGACTGCATCCAATCAGATCTCCTGAAAAAAACACCAATCATTAAAGTTCCATCCACTCCGTTAGAGATGGTCCCATCGTCCTCCCTTCCAGACAAAGAGGGTATCTCAGTGTCAGAGAGAGCTAAGACTCTGGTCGCCAGGTCTGTGTCTGGTGGGCTCACCGGGCTGGCACCAGGGAAGTCCAGGCTTAGCAGGTTCCTGAATGACCCAACAGACCTACAGAGGCTGGCTAAGGCCCGGAAGCTCAGAGAGCTGCTGAGACAGGAGATGAACAAGGAGAAG AAACGGAGCAAAGCCAAGGTGTGTGTGAGCGAATACACACTAGATCCCTCTAAAATGACCATGAGAGATCTCATCTACTACCTGCCTGATACCAACCCCATGAC GTCTTATCTggtagaggaacagagggagaatGAGACTGTCCTCCCACTCACCCCACCAAGAGAAGA GTCACCTGAAAGACCCCCAACACCGGAGGCCCCAGCTGAGATAGCCAGCCAGGGAGATGAAGATGAAGATGAGGATGACGATGGGGTGATGGTCCCGCGGGTGAAGGTGGCAGAAGACGGCTCTCTGATCATCGATGAGGAGAG tttGACGGTGGAGGTCTTGAGGCAGAAAGGGCCCAACCCAGCTGATGATAGAGACCCCATCTTTGAGCGTGGCTCCACAACCACCTACTCGAGCTTCAGGAAGGGGACACACGTTAAGCCCTGGTCCAACAAAG AGACGGACATGTTCTTCCTGGCCATCAGTATGGTGGGAACAGACTTCTCCATGATTGGACAGCTGTTCCCTCACCGCGGTCGCACCGAGATCAAG AACAAGTtcaagaaagaggagagagcaaacagctggaggataGACAAGGCCTTCA aggaGAAACGCAGGCTGGACCATGAGTTCTTCACTAGTCTCCTGGAGAAGATCTTGGCTGCAGAGGCAAAGAGGAACAAAAATAACAAGTCCCCCACAGAGAAGATACGGATCAAGAAAAAAATCAAACAGAAAG AAAAGAAAGCAGCGAAGCAGCTGAGCGacgtagaggaggaggggttagacGCGGAGATGGAcacagaggaggtggagggagagaaggagaacgaGAACGTCTCTAACGAAGGGACCACGCTTTCTTCCGCTCCCACCCCTAAGAGAAAACGCAAAAGTAGGGATGGTGGAGGAGAGTCCTCTCCTGAAGAAGCAAAGGATGGAAAGAAAAAGAAGATTGACCTAATAACAAGTGATCAAG AAGAGGCTGGTGTACCTGAAGATTCTGAGGCAGGGCCTCCAGAGAG TTCAAAGCAGGCAGAAGGGCCTGTGGAAGCAGCCAAGGGACCTGTGGTGATCAAACCAGCCCAGTTGTCCCGTGGCCGATCCCAGAGACCTCTTCCTAACCTGGGTAGGAAGTGGGGCCAGAGGGGCCCCGAGCCCAATACCAAGCCTAACGTTAAAGATGGGGCCACACCTACAGAGGAGGAGAACACTGAAGAAGGGCTGTCTGAAGAACAG GTAGATGAAGATGCTTCCCCTTCAGTCAGTCAAAAGGAGAAGAAGAAAGCTGGTAAACTCTCTTCatctgagggagaggaggaagaagccAACGATAAACCCATCAAACCCACCAG GTATGGCAGAATACCCAAAAAGACACAGCTCTTGAATTACCCTGCAAAGGAGGATGGGGACTCGCCCTCAGACTCTGCCCCCACTCCCGCCTCAGACGGATCCCCCTCCACCATGCCCAAATCCAAACCAGCTACCAGGAGGGCCAAAATCAAACCTGGCCCAGCCCTGCCAGGTAGGATGGGCCAATCAACTGCTAGGAAATCCAAGCTGGTCACCCTCAGGGCATCCCAGTCTGAAgatgaggatgaagatgaggaagaaggagcatggagagaggagccgcAGGCCGAGGAGGACACCCACAATCCCACAAGCCCAGAGGAGGAGAATCAGGCACCTGCGTTCATCCCCATGAGCCTTCGCTCGCCACAACCTGTCGCCACAGAGGTTGAGGAGACCATGGAGGAG GACGTGATAGACTTCCTGTCTCCAGATAACACGGAAG TATCTGAGGAGAGCTACAACGAGGCAGCTAGAACCCTTCTGGCCATCGGCAACCTCACCCACCTGTCTCAGGCGGCTGAGGCCTTCACTGCCGGAGCAGATGATATCATCACGGAAGAACGTTCCAATGAGGACCAACTGTACCAGATGACACCACAGCCCACTGACCAATCACAAACTAGCACCATTCCTTCTGAATCCTTTAGGGTCACTGAGGCATCACGAATCGCTGAGGATTCTGTACCTGTTGCCTCGTCAACAACAGCCTCTGTCCCTGTCACCACGACAACAGCCTCTATCCCAGGCTCCAAAATAACAGCCTGTGTCATAATTACCATGGCAACAGCCTCAGTCCCAGTCACCACGACAACATCTTCTCCTCCAGTCACCTTGACAACAACGGCATCTGTCCCAGTGCCTCAGAGCAGTGATACGCCCACTCTAGAAACTCCACCCATAGAGGAGGGGCCTCTCAGACAGATGGAGGGGACTGATATTGGACACGCCTCCAAGATGGAATCAGGTTCTGAAGTGTCAGAGGGCTCAGAGCAACAGACAACCTCACAGAGCAGGAGGAGCCACTTCCCTAAGGTCAAACCCAACCTGGGACGGGCTGCCAGGACCACACAACCCAAACAGACGACCACCACACTGTCAGAATCACCACAGACTACCACCACACTCTCTGAACCACCACTTGAGCCTATGCTGAATATCACCACAACCTCAGAACCACAGCCTACCATGCATATCACCACAGAACCACCACTGCCTACTGAGAGTATTAACACAGAGTCAGAAACACAGCCCAAACAGAGAACTACCACACACTCAAAACCACAAACCACCACCACACACTCCAAGCACCAGCCCACCACAAATATTATCCCACACTCAGAACCACTGCCCATTCAGAAAACCAGAATAGCGTATTCAAAATCACAGCCTACATTGAATACCACCACAAACACACTCTCAAAACAACAATCTACACAGAGTACCACCAAACTCTCACAACCACAGCCCACCCCGAGCCTTGATCAGCCAAGTCCAGTTACATTCATGCCCATagtcccagagtcacctctgacGTCATCAGAAGAGGTGAAAGGTCACGATGGCCGTAAGGGAAATACTTCCCTCAGTGCTGGAGGGTCCCAGTCAGGGACATCAGACTCAGACCAGCCCAAACAGACAGGTCCTCTAACCCGTAGGGCCCGTTTACCTAAACCCAAACCCAACTTGGGTCTCACCGCCAAAGCCGCTACGCGCTCTGCAGTCCAGGTACCAGAAAGCAGGCCAAGCCCTGAAGTCCAGACACCAGAGGAAGCTGATGAGGTTCCCATGGAAATACAACAGATCCACCAAGTCGTCCCCCTTTGTGACATCATCGATACTACCCAG GAGGAAATACAACAGATTCACCAAGTCATCCCTCATCCACCCATAGAGGGGCCTCTCAAACAGAGGGAGGGGACTGATATTGGACACGCGTCTCAGGTGGAATCAGGTTCTGAAGTGTCAGAGGACTCAGAGCAACAGACAACCTCACAGACCAGGAGCCACTTCCCTAAGGTCAAACCCAATCTGGGATGGGCTGCCAGGACCACACAACCCAAACAGACTACCACCACACTGTCAGAACCACCACTAGATTCTATGCTGAATATCATCACAACCTCAGAACCACAGCCTTCCATGATTATCACCATAGAGCCACCACTGCCTACTGAGAGTATTAACACAGAGTCAGAAACACAGCCCAAACAGAGAACTACCACACACTCAAAATCACAACCCACCACAAATATCATCCCACACTCAGGACCACAGCCCAGTCAGAGAACCAGAGTAGCGCATTCAAAACCACAGCCTACATTGAATACCACCACACAGTCAGAACCACTCCAGCCCACACTAAATTCCACCACAAACACACTCTCAAAACAACAATCAACACAGAGTACCAGCAAACTCTCACAACCACATCCCACCTCAAGCCTTGAGCAGCCAGGTCCAGTTACACTCAGACCCAGAGTCCTAGGGTCACCTCTGAGGTCATCAGGAGAGGTGAAAGGTCACGATTGCTTCAAGGAAAATACTTCCTCTTCCCTCAGTGCTGGAGGGTCCCAGTCAGGGACATCAGACTCAGACCAGCCCAAACAGACAGGTCCCCCAACCCGCAGGGCCCGTTTACCTAAACCCAAACCCAACTTGGGTTGCACCGCCAAAGCCGCTACATGCTCTGTAGTCCAGGTACCAGATGTGGCTTCCAGACCCAAATCTGACGTCCAGAGACTAGATACTGGACCCTGCCCTAAAGTCCAGACACCAGAGGAAGCTGATGAGGTTCCCATGGAAATACAACAGATCCACCAAGTCGTCCCCCTTTCTGACATCATCGATACTACCCAG GAGGAAATACAACAGATTCACCAAGTCATCCTTTATCCACCCATAGAGGAGGGGCCtctcagacagagggaggggactGATATTGGACACGCCTCTCAGGTGGAATCAGGTTCTGAAGTGTCAGAGGGCTCAGAGCAACATACAACCTCACAGAGCAGGAGGAGCCACTTCCCTAAGGTCAAACCCAACCTGGGACGGGCTGCCAGGACCACACAACCCAAACAGACGACCACTACACTGTCAGAACCAACACAGACTACCACCACACTGTCAGAACCACCACTAGATTCTATGCTGAATATCACCACAACCTCAGAACCACAGCCTTCCATGATTATCACCATAGAGCCACCACTGCCTACTGAGAGTATTAACACAGAGTCAGAAACACAGCCCAAACAGAGAACTACCACACACTCAAAATCACAACCCACCACAAATATCATCCCACACTCAGGACCACAGCCCAGTCAGAGAACCAGAGTAGCGCATTCAAAACCACAGCCTACATTGAATACCACCACACAGTCAGAACCACTCCAGCCCACACTAAATTCCACCACAAACACACTCTCAAAACCACAATCAACAGAGAGTACCACCATACTCTCACAACCACAGCCCACCTCAAGCCTTGAGCAGCCAGGTCTCAGACCCATagtcccagagtcacctctgagGTCATCAGAAGATGGCCGTAAGGGAAATACTTCCTCTTCCCTCAGTGCTGGAGGGTCCCAGTCAGGGACATCAGACTCAGACCAGCCCAAACAGACAGGTCCTCTAACCCGTAGGGCCCGTTTACCTAAACCCAAACCCAACTTGGGTTGCACCACCAAAGCCACTACACGCTCTGCAGTCCAGGTACCAGAAAGCAGCCCAAGCCCTGAAGTCCAGACACCAGAGGAAGCTGATGAGGTTCCCATTGAAATACAACAGATCCACCAAGTCTTCCCCCTTTGTGACATCATCGATACTACCCAG GAGGAAATACAACAGATTCACCAAGTCATCCCTCATCCACCCATAGAGGGGCCtctcagacagagggaggggactGATATTGGACACGCCTCTCAGGTAGAATCAGGTTCTGAAGTGTCAGAGGGCTCAGAGCAACAGACAACCTCACAGACCAGGAGGAGCCACTTCCCTAAGGTCAAACCCAACCTGGGACGGGCTGCTAGGACCACACAAACCAAACACCAACAGACTACCACCACACTGTCAGAACCACCACAGACTACCACCACACTCTCAGAACCACAGCCCATTCAGAGAACCAGAGTAGCGCATTCAAAACCACAGCCTGCATTGAATACCACCACACAGTCAGAACCACTCCAGCCCACACTAAATTCCACCACAAACACACTCTCAAAACAACAATCCACACAGAATACCACCATACTCTCACAACCACAGCCCACCTCAAGCCTTGAGCAGCCAGGTCCAGTTACACTCACACCCATAGTCTCAGAGTCACCTCTGACGTCATCAGAAGAGGTGAAAGGTCACGATGGCCGTAAGGGAAATACTTCCCTCAGTGCTGGAGGGTCCCAGTCAGGGACATCAGACTCAGACCAGCCCAAACAGACAGGTCCTCTAACCCGTAGGGCCCGTTTACCTAAACCCAAACCCAACTTGGGTCTCACCGCCAGAGCCGCTACGCGCTTTGCAGTCCAGGTACCAGAAAGCAGGCCAAGCCCTGAAATCCAGACACCAGAGGAAGCTGTTGAGGTTCCCATGGAAATCCCACAGATCCACCAAGTCTCCCCCCTTTGTGACATCATCGATACGACCCAG GAGGAAATGGAACAGATTCACCAAGTCATCCCTCTTACTGACGTCATTGATTCTACCCAG GGCGATATGTCTGTCTTTACGGAGGGAAGCATTTTCTCGCAACAAAGTGATGCTGTCTTCATACAGCACTCAGAAACGTCTGTGTCGACTGCTCCGTTGGACCAGGCCCAGTCAGACCCGGATGAGCCTATATTCATCCTCTCCCTGACTGAAATCCCAGTGCTCCCCACAGGGGAGGAGAGTGGCTGCACATCCCAGACCCTCTCTGAGCCTTTCCTTTTTCTACCAGACGCAGGCGCTCAACTGCAGCAGAG caGTGATATTGTTGCCCCCGGAGGTGGTTTGGAGAAAGGGAATGCTGGTGTCCTCTGTGAAGTCCCTGAGCCTATGTCAGTGGATGAGGTCCTTCCTCAACCCTCATACACCAGTATCAAGGAAGTGGAGTCTGGCTCCACGGCGGGTCCAGTAGGTGTGTGTGCCTCGGCCAAACCCTCAGAAGACTCCATGGCTGATGCAGAGACTAGTGAGGACACGCATCCTCCTAAGAAGAGGAAagcgccagagagagacaggagag TAGACAAACTGCAGGTGAGACCTAACACTGCAGTAAGGAAACAGACCAGTTGTTCGGCCCCTGCCAAGGAGGCTGTGTCACCCATTACCCCAGACCAGACACCCTCTTTGACCACTACCACCCTAGACACTTACCACCCCACTGCCTCCAGTCCCCTGGCCCAGCCAGGCCCCTCCGTCACGGGAACTGCATCACGACAGGGGGTGGCTGATGAGCCACAGCAGGGGACTGTGGGCTGTTTCGATCGTACAGAGACCGAGCACAAGCCGACTGGAGGGGAGGACAATAGTTCAGGGGCGGAGTCTCAGGCTGCCCGTCAAATTACACCGCTGGCTATGAGTGGCCCCTTGAGCAG GCCTGGTAGGAGACCCAGAGGATTCCTGTCTTTCATGTCCAATAAGAACACCTCCCCTGTAGCTGCCCCCCCCCGAGGTACCAGAGCAGCCGCTCGGAGGCCCCAGGTCAACACCACCCGCCCAGGGGGGAAACGGGCTGCTCCTGCACCTTCCACCACAACCAGAACCATGCCTTCACCTTCCATAATGCATTACACCACCACCCCCACTAGGGCCACCAGAACCACCACTAAGCCAGATTTTTCCGCCAGGGTGACTCAGGAAAAACCCTCTGATGCCCTGGCCTTACACTCAGACCCACAGCCCAGTACTTCCCTGTGTACTACAGATACTGAG tcCTTTCAGGTGCCAGCCGCCCAGCCCAGTGCGTCTCCCTGTGTGGACAGTGGTTCAGCAGACGAGGAACCCATCAACGTGTCCCAGTACTTCTTCAGTGACATCTTCACCGAGGTCGAGGAGAATGAGGGATGA